A portion of the Cydia strobilella chromosome 5, ilCydStro3.1, whole genome shotgun sequence genome contains these proteins:
- the LOC134741820 gene encoding odorant receptor 2a-like: protein MERWRTYSLEYSDLPTMVANVADLLKHMGLNIDGKVRVIPILSVIWTVISALLYLYVYTFSILWHVCWRGTGDTVADAVLLSLACASMTGLLKLFFLHFTRKRLQNTIISYLKFDERLCGESRMYRRLVKNLRVIKKRGSTIWIVLVVNGIFYCSMPLLLPGRHLMEDMHVIYGLEPMFETPNYEIAHILSWITVMLVVYCSGGIDVLLITLSGYVEAQMITLSDEMLDLWPDAQALTFEDGQDEHKLRDLYIQQQLEYIVQAHVANLALLRLTEGIFINAIAVEFCLLGVAMIAELLGGIENTYIQIPFAFSQVSMDCFIGQRLLEASERFSEAVYDCKWENFNASNMKTVLMILKNSRTMVISAGGVAELRYTSLMAIIKSIYSAYMALQSTVD, encoded by the exons atggagcGGTGGCGTAC GTATAGTTTAGAGTACTCTGACTTGCCGACGATGGTAGCTAATGTCGCCGATCTGCTGAAGCACATGGGGTTGAACATCGACGGTAAAGTACGTG TGATCCCCATATTATCGGTGATATGGACGGTGATAAGCGCGCTGCTGTACCTGTACGTGTACACGTTCTCGATCCTGTGGCACGTGTGCTGGCGCGGCACCGGCGACACCGTCGCGGACGCCGTGCTGCTGTCGCTGGCCTGCGCCAGCATGACTGGCCTTCTGAAGCTCTTCTTCCTGCACTTCACCAG aaAACGCTTACAGAATACAATAATAAGCTATTTAAAGTTCGACGAGCGCCTTTGTGGCGAGAGCAGGATGTACCGGCGGCTGGTGAAGAATCTGCGCGTGATCAAAAAGCGAGGCTCGACAATATGGATTGTGCTCGTTGTCAACGGCATTTTCTACTGTTCTATGCCGCTTTTGCTGCCAGGGAGACATTTGATGGAGGATATGCATGTGATCTATG GCCTGGAACCCATGTTCGAAACTCCAAACTACGAGATAGCTCACATCCTATcttggatcactgttatgctggTCGTGTACTGCTCCGGGGGCATCGACGTGCTCCTGATCACCCTCTCGGGCTACGTGGAGGCGCAGATGATCACCCTCAGCGACGAGATGCTAGATCTCTGGCCGGACGCGCAAGCGCTGACCTTCGAGGACGGTCAGGATGAACACAAACTAAGGGACCTGTACATTCAACAGCAACTGGAGTATATCGTCCAAGCACACGTCGCCAACTTAGCTCTCCTGCGGCTGACTGAAGGCATTTTCATCAACGCCATCGCCGTAGAATTTTGTTTACTAGGCGTGGCCATGATCGCAGAGTTGCTCGGTGGAATAGAGAACACGTATATTCAAATACCTTTCGCTTTCAGTCAGGTATCGATGGACTGTTTCATTGGACAGCGCCTCTTGGAAGCGAGTGAAAGGTTTAGTGAGGCGGTGTACGATTGTAAGTGGGAAAATTTTAATGCATCCAATATGAAAACGGTGCTGATGATTTTGAAAAATTCTCGGACGATGGTAATTTCGGCGGGGGGTGTCGCGGAGCTGCGGTACACCAGCTTGATGGCCATCATCAAGTCCATATACTCGGCCTACATGGCTCTGCAGTCTACGGTTGACTAa